The following are encoded together in the Primulina tabacum isolate GXHZ01 chromosome 18, ASM2559414v2, whole genome shotgun sequence genome:
- the LOC142533316 gene encoding uncharacterized protein LOC142533316, which yields MGIFFSLTLILISLASLQTLQAQTQEIQSARLLDLVIRDHTFRSYNKNFRTGKLHRINLPANLSGINVDIIRYRCGSLRRYGARIKEFQLNVGVGVHPCIERVVLLRQNLGSNWSSIYYNNYELTGYRLISPVLGLLAYNIGVNGIINLSSTMPFELGIQAGKKPIIIDFSNTTLYNVSTGIIPLCASFDPDGKMTLSSQMRPKVCVAMRNGHFGLVVESSLVPLKRRVSKWKIAIGSSIGAALGVFLLSLLLIAMFINEKKKARMDELERRAYEEEALQVSMVGHVRALTASSTRTVPVIEHDEYRTNTTHS from the coding sequence ATGGGCATCTTCTTTTCTCTCACACTGATTCTTATATCACTAGCATCCTTGCAAACCCTACAAGCTCAAACACAAGAAATCCAATCTGCACGACTACTCGATCTTGTGATCCGGGATCACACATTCAGATCATACAACAAGAACTTCAGAACAGGCAAACTGCACAGAATCAACTTACCAGCAAATCTTTCGGGCATAAATGTCGACATCATAAGATACAGGTGTGGCAGCCTGAGAAGATACGGAGCAAGAATCAAAGAATTCCAGTTAAACGTTGGTGTTGGTGTTCATCCTTGCATCGAAAGAGTCGTATTGCTCCGACAAAATCTTGGATCAAATTGGTCATCTATATATTACAACAACTACGAATTGACCGGCTATCGACTCATATCACCTGTTTTAGGCCTACTAGCCTATAACATTGGTGTGAATGGTATCATAAACTTGAGCAGTACCATGCCATTTGAGCTGGGAATTCAAGCTGGAAAAAAGCCAATAATTATAGATTTTAGCAACACGACCTTATACAATGTCTCAACCGGGATCATCCCTTTATGTGCAAGCTTTGATCCTGATGGAAAGATGACACTGTCAAGCCAGATGAGGCCTAAGGTTTGTGTTGCAATGAGGAACGGTCACTTCGGTTTAGTGGTTGAGTCATCATTGGTGCCTTTGAAGAGAAGAGTTAGCAAGTGGAAGATAGCAATAGGGAGCTCGATCGGAGCTGCGTTAGGGGTATTCCTTCTGAGCTTGTTACTGATCGCGATGTTCATAAATGAGAAAAAGAAGGCAAGAATGGATGAATTGGAGAGAAGGGCTTACGAAGAAGAAGCTTTACAAGTTTCAATGGTTGGTCATGTGAGGGCTCTTACCGCTTCTAGCACAAGAACCGTGCCTGTGATAGAACATGATGAGTATAGAACAAATACTACTCATTCTTGA